The following proteins come from a genomic window of Methylorubrum populi:
- a CDS encoding class I SAM-dependent methyltransferase, whose amino-acid sequence MIAPTCRACGAALTRTFCDLGLSPLANSYVTPERRHRGEVFHPLHAYVCDACWLVQLEAFESPEAIFSDYAYFSGFSAGWLRHAEAYVDAMIARFGLGPDSKVVEVASNDGYLLQYFVRRGVPVLGVEPAANVARVAVERGVPTEVAFFGRETARRLAAEGHGADLTAANNVLAHVPDILDFAAGFAEILKPEGVATFEFPHLLRMIESRQFDTIYHEHFSYLSLGVVIGILRQQGLRVFDVEEWPTHGGSLRVFACHEAASHQPTPALEHVVLSEWGAKLFDPSGYDGFGQAVADIKCAALRFLIEERAAGRTVCAYGAAAKGNTFLNYCGVKPELIRAVADRSPHKQGTWLPGSRIPVVSPDDLLALRPDTVLILPWNLKDEIAGEMAAIREWGGRFAVAIPELTVF is encoded by the coding sequence GTGATCGCCCCGACCTGCCGCGCCTGCGGCGCTGCCCTGACCCGGACCTTCTGCGATCTCGGCCTGTCGCCGCTCGCCAATTCCTACGTCACGCCGGAGCGGCGCCACCGGGGCGAGGTCTTCCACCCGCTCCACGCCTATGTCTGCGACGCCTGCTGGCTGGTGCAGCTCGAAGCCTTCGAGAGCCCCGAGGCGATCTTTTCCGACTACGCCTACTTCTCCGGCTTCTCCGCCGGCTGGCTACGGCACGCAGAAGCCTATGTCGACGCGATGATCGCGCGCTTCGGCCTCGGGCCGGACAGCAAGGTCGTCGAGGTCGCGAGCAACGACGGCTACCTGCTGCAATACTTCGTCAGGCGCGGCGTGCCGGTGCTCGGGGTCGAGCCGGCGGCCAACGTCGCCCGCGTGGCGGTGGAGCGCGGCGTGCCGACGGAGGTCGCCTTCTTCGGCCGCGAGACCGCCCGGCGGCTCGCGGCAGAGGGCCACGGGGCGGATCTGACGGCGGCCAACAACGTGCTCGCCCACGTGCCCGACATCCTCGATTTCGCGGCGGGTTTCGCCGAGATCCTGAAACCGGAGGGCGTGGCAACGTTCGAGTTCCCGCACCTGCTGCGGATGATCGAGAGCCGGCAGTTCGACACGATCTACCACGAGCACTTCTCCTACCTCTCGCTCGGCGTCGTGATCGGCATCCTTCGCCAACAAGGCCTGCGGGTGTTCGATGTCGAGGAATGGCCGACCCATGGCGGCTCGCTGCGCGTCTTCGCCTGCCATGAGGCCGCATCCCACCAGCCAACCCCGGCGCTGGAGCATGTGGTGCTCAGCGAGTGGGGGGCGAAGCTGTTCGATCCGTCCGGCTACGACGGCTTCGGGCAGGCGGTGGCCGACATCAAATGCGCGGCCCTGCGTTTCCTGATCGAGGAGCGGGCGGCGGGCCGCACGGTCTGCGCCTACGGCGCGGCGGCCAAGGGCAACACCTTCCTCAATTATTGCGGCGTCAAGCCGGAGCTGATCCGGGCGGTGGCCGACCGCTCGCCGCACAAGCAGGGCACGTGGCTGCCCGGCAGCCGCATCCCCGTGGTCTCGCCCGACGACCTTCTCGCGCTGCGCCCGGACACCGTGCTGATCCTGCCCTGGAACCTCAAGGACGAGATCGCCGGCGAGATGGCCGCCATCCGTGAGTGGGGCGGGCGCTTCGCCGTGGCGATCCCCGAGCTGACGGTGTTCTGA
- a CDS encoding dTDP-4-dehydrorhamnose 3,5-epimerase family protein, with protein sequence MIFEELELPGLFRVTPEPHADERGFFARTHCESEFAEHGLIGRFAQSSVSFNHRRGTVRGMHFSRAPHAETKLVRCTGGLIRDAVIDLRSESPTYLRTLQVTLSAANHHALYIPAGFAHGFQTLSDDAEVLYMIDRPFVAAAADGVRWDDPAFGLAWPEPVTVIAPRDLAFPDWAGR encoded by the coding sequence ATGATCTTCGAGGAACTCGAACTCCCCGGCCTGTTCCGCGTGACGCCCGAGCCGCATGCGGACGAGCGCGGCTTCTTCGCCCGCACCCATTGCGAGAGCGAGTTCGCGGAACACGGGCTGATCGGGCGCTTCGCGCAGTCGAGCGTGTCGTTCAACCATCGCCGCGGCACCGTGCGCGGCATGCATTTTTCGAGGGCACCGCACGCCGAGACGAAACTCGTGCGCTGCACGGGCGGCCTGATCCGCGACGCGGTGATCGACCTGCGGTCCGAATCGCCGACCTACCTGCGGACCCTGCAGGTGACGCTTTCGGCCGCCAACCACCATGCCCTCTACATCCCGGCGGGGTTCGCCCACGGATTTCAGACGCTCAGCGACGACGCGGAAGTCCTCTACATGATCGACCGGCCCTTCGTGGCCGCCGCCGCCGACGGGGTGCGCTGGGACGATCCCGCCTTCGGGCTCGCCTGGCCCGAGCCGGTCACGGTGATCGCGCCGCGCGATCTCGCCTTTCCCGATTGGGCGGGGCGTTGA
- a CDS encoding NAD-dependent epimerase/dehydratase family protein encodes MKRVLVTGAAGFVGRHAVAALTARGFEVHAIGRTAPAGVHAFHAADLLDPALRRAAVRAAGASHLLHLAWITTPGRYWQAPDNLDWTAASLDLVRTFRESGGTRAVVAGTCAEYDWTEIARLPSPGSAGEDRDGPAVSATRESPDERAAPMEPSEEKRPRRQSSSGPTANGAVAEIRDGRLAEAAPCRPATLYGAAKDGLRRVLQAYAAEAGLSLGWGRLFYLYGPGETPGRLVGDAARALLQGARLATSEGRQRRDFLHIADAGGAFAALLDSAVEGPVNIGSGEAVPVRELLQTVGALTGRTDLIDFGARPLSPTEPACIEADIRRLAEEVGFAPRYGLARGLAETVADGRAALSTAASAP; translated from the coding sequence TTGAAGCGGGTCCTCGTCACCGGCGCGGCCGGCTTCGTCGGCCGCCACGCGGTCGCGGCGCTCACCGCCCGCGGCTTCGAGGTCCATGCGATCGGCAGGACGGCGCCCGCGGGCGTCCACGCCTTCCACGCCGCCGACCTGCTCGATCCGGCCCTACGGCGCGCCGCCGTGCGGGCGGCGGGCGCGAGCCACCTCCTCCATCTCGCCTGGATCACCACGCCCGGCCGCTACTGGCAGGCACCCGACAACCTCGACTGGACCGCGGCGAGCCTCGACCTCGTGCGGACGTTTCGCGAGAGCGGCGGCACCCGCGCGGTCGTGGCCGGGACCTGCGCAGAGTACGACTGGACCGAAATCGCGCGACTTCCTTCGCCCGGCTCCGCCGGCGAGGATCGCGACGGCCCCGCTGTCAGCGCGACGCGTGAGAGCCCGGATGAGCGGGCGGCACCGATGGAGCCGTCCGAGGAGAAGCGCCCTCGGCGGCAATCCAGTTCCGGGCCTACGGCGAATGGGGCTGTGGCCGAGATCCGAGACGGTCGATTGGCGGAGGCAGCCCCCTGCCGGCCGGCGACGCTCTACGGTGCGGCCAAGGATGGTCTGCGCCGCGTCCTGCAAGCCTACGCCGCCGAGGCCGGACTCTCCCTCGGCTGGGGGCGGCTGTTCTACCTCTATGGTCCCGGCGAAACCCCGGGCCGGCTCGTCGGCGACGCGGCGCGGGCGCTGCTCCAGGGCGCGCGTCTTGCCACCAGCGAGGGCCGGCAGCGGCGCGATTTTCTCCACATCGCGGACGCGGGCGGCGCCTTCGCGGCCCTGCTCGACTCGGCGGTGGAGGGCCCCGTCAACATCGGCTCCGGCGAGGCCGTGCCGGTCCGCGAGCTTCTGCAAACGGTCGGTGCACTTACCGGCCGGACCGACCTGATTGATTTCGGCGCCCGCCCGCTCAGCCCAACCGAGCCGGCCTGCATCGAGGCCGACATCCGGCGCCTGGCGGAGGAAGTCGGCTTCGCTCCGCGCTACGGCCTCGCACGGGGTCTGGCGGAGACGGTCGCGGACGGGCGCGCCGCGCTCAGCACTGCGGCATCAGCCCCTTGA
- a CDS encoding response regulator, with protein MASQTETTNPESDRPVILLVEDEALTIMDLGDVLEEGGYDTVQCASAERALSILQARPDICGLVTDVQLSGRVDGFELATSVAQARPNLPILIVSGRASPDPERMPAGAQFIARPCAGEDILARLKGLMPQC; from the coding sequence GTGGCGAGCCAGACCGAGACGACGAATCCGGAATCCGACCGTCCCGTCATCCTCCTCGTCGAGGACGAGGCCCTCACCATCATGGACCTCGGCGACGTGCTGGAGGAGGGGGGATACGACACCGTGCAATGCGCCTCCGCCGAGCGCGCCCTCTCGATCCTCCAGGCCCGGCCGGATATCTGCGGCCTCGTGACCGACGTGCAGCTCTCGGGCCGCGTCGACGGGTTCGAACTCGCGACCTCCGTCGCCCAGGCCCGGCCGAACCTGCCGATCCTGATCGTATCCGGCCGCGCCTCGCCCGATCCCGAGCGAATGCCGGCGGGCGCTCAGTTCATCGCTCGTCCCTGCGCGGGCGAGGACATCCTGGCCCGCCTCAAGGGGCTGATGCCGCAGTGCTGA
- a CDS encoding adenosylmethionine--8-amino-7-oxononanoate transaminase, with protein sequence MTALDSHHLWRPYTQMKTAAPPLEAIATRGTRITLRGGRELIDGIASWWTAVHGYNHPHIAAAMADQLIRMPHVMFGGLTHAPAERLGARLAALLPGDLNHVFFTDSGSVAVEVALKMAVQLWLNRGEAGRTRVLAFRGGYHGDTMGAMSACDPEEGMHRRFGTYLPSQVFCDLPRTAEAEAALDAALARHRHELAAVIVEPLVQGAGGMLAHPPEVLATVARLARRHGLPLIADEIFTGFGRTGTMFACEQAGVVPDILCLSKALTGGTMALAATVATTEIFSAFWSDDPAAALMHGPTFMANPLACAAANASLDLFEIEPRLTQVRAIAARLEAGLAPLRRLAGVRDVRVLGAIGAVQFAQAPDLADLKRRFVERGVWVRPFGDIVYLTPALTIDEADLDRLIGAVTAVTESTLSTGPRDA encoded by the coding sequence ATGACCGCGCTCGACAGCCACCACCTCTGGCGCCCCTACACCCAGATGAAAACCGCCGCGCCGCCCCTGGAGGCGATCGCGACGCGGGGGACGCGCATCACGCTCAGGGGCGGGCGCGAACTGATCGACGGCATCGCCTCGTGGTGGACGGCGGTGCACGGCTACAATCACCCGCACATCGCGGCGGCGATGGCCGACCAGCTCATCCGCATGCCGCATGTCATGTTCGGCGGGCTCACCCATGCCCCGGCCGAGCGGCTGGGCGCACGCCTCGCCGCGCTGCTGCCGGGCGATCTCAACCACGTCTTCTTCACCGATTCCGGCTCGGTCGCCGTCGAGGTCGCCCTGAAGATGGCGGTGCAGCTCTGGCTCAACCGCGGCGAGGCCGGCCGCACGCGGGTGCTCGCCTTCCGCGGCGGCTATCACGGCGACACGATGGGCGCGATGTCGGCCTGCGACCCGGAGGAGGGGATGCACCGCCGCTTCGGCACCTACCTGCCGAGCCAGGTTTTTTGCGATCTGCCCCGCACGGCCGAGGCGGAGGCTGCGCTCGACGCGGCCCTCGCCCGCCATCGCCACGAGCTCGCGGCGGTGATCGTCGAGCCGCTGGTGCAGGGCGCCGGCGGGATGCTGGCGCATCCGCCGGAGGTTCTCGCCACGGTCGCGCGCCTCGCCCGCCGCCACGGCCTGCCGCTCATCGCCGACGAGATCTTCACGGGGTTCGGCCGCACGGGGACGATGTTCGCCTGCGAGCAGGCGGGCGTCGTGCCCGATATCCTCTGCCTGTCGAAGGCGCTCACCGGCGGCACGATGGCGCTCGCCGCCACCGTCGCCACCACCGAGATCTTCTCCGCCTTCTGGTCGGACGACCCCGCGGCGGCGCTGATGCACGGCCCGACCTTCATGGCGAACCCGCTCGCCTGCGCGGCCGCCAATGCCAGCCTCGACCTGTTCGAGATCGAGCCGCGCTTGACCCAAGTTCGCGCCATCGCCGCGCGCCTGGAGGCGGGTCTCGCGCCCCTGCGCCGGCTCGCCGGGGTGCGGGACGTGCGGGTGCTCGGCGCCATCGGCGCGGTGCAGTTCGCGCAGGCCCCCGACCTCGCCGACCTGAAGCGGCGCTTCGTCGAGCGCGGCGTCTGGGTGCGGCCGTTCGGGGACATCGTCTATCTCACTCCCGCGCTCACCATCGACGAGGCGGACCTCGATCGCCTGATCGGGGCGGTGACGGCGGTGACCGAGTCCACCCTATCGACCGGCCCACGCGACGCTTGA
- the gcvP gene encoding aminomethyl-transferring glycine dehydrogenase: MKYDRHDPFDFAARRHIGPKLSEIDQMLETVGTKSLHALIDETLPPDIRQAEYIDFGASLTERRSLEKLRATANKNRLLVSLIGQGYHGTTMPPAIQRNIFENPAWYTAYSPYQPEISQGRLEALLNFQTLVCDLTALDVANASLLDEATAAAEAMGMARRVAKSDRTAFFVDRDCLPQTIAVLRTRAAPLGWEIVVGDPFSDLDPSAVFGALFQYPGVNGAVHDFSEVIAGLHEAGALAVVAADPLALTLLKAPGEMGADIAVGSMQRYGVPMGYGGPHAAYLATRDAHKRALPGRIVGVSVDARGNRSYRLALQTREQHIRREKATSNICTSQVLLAVIASMFAVYHGPAGLKAIALRVHRDAVRLAAGLERLGFTVEPKHFFDTITVRVGAFQGVILKSAVENGVNLRKVGHDRVGISVDQRTRPDILQAVWRAFGGTDLAYDETYPEPRLPADLERTSEYLTHPIFHMNRAESEMTRYMRRLADRDLALDRAMIPLGSCTMKLNATAEMLPISWPEFSELHPFVPEEQALGYRELIDDLSQKLCAITGYDAISMQPNSGAQGEYAGLLAIRGYHLSRGEGHRTVCLIPSSAHGTNPASAQMCGMSVVVVGADAHGNIDVDDFAKKAEQHADKLAACMITYPSTHGVFEARVRELCDIVHRHGGQVYLDGANLNAMVGLARPGDIGADVSHLNLHKTFCIPHGGGGPGMGPIGVKSHLIPFLPSDPRTGEEGAVSAAAFGSASILPISWSYCLMMGGRGLTQATRVAILNANYIAARLSGAYPILYAGRNGRVAHECIVDVRPFQKSAGVTVEDIAKRLIDCGFHPPTMSWPVAGTLMIEPTESETKAEIDRFCDAMLAIREEVRAIEEGRMDRTNNPLKNAPHTVQDLIGAWERPYSREAACFPSGSLRMDKYWPPVNRVDNAYGDRNLVCSCPPPEAYGEAAE; this comes from the coding sequence ATGAAATACGATCGCCACGATCCCTTCGATTTCGCCGCCCGGCGCCATATCGGGCCGAAGCTCTCCGAGATCGACCAGATGCTGGAGACGGTCGGCACCAAGTCGCTGCACGCGCTGATCGACGAGACCCTGCCCCCCGACATCCGGCAGGCGGAGTACATCGACTTCGGCGCCTCGCTCACCGAGCGGCGCTCCCTGGAGAAGCTGCGCGCCACCGCCAACAAGAACCGGCTGCTCGTCTCGCTGATCGGCCAGGGCTATCACGGCACGACGATGCCGCCGGCGATCCAGCGCAACATCTTCGAGAACCCGGCTTGGTACACCGCGTACTCGCCCTACCAGCCCGAGATCAGCCAGGGCCGGCTGGAGGCGCTGCTCAACTTCCAGACCCTGGTCTGCGACCTGACCGCGCTCGACGTGGCCAACGCCTCCCTCCTCGACGAGGCCACCGCCGCGGCGGAAGCCATGGGCATGGCGCGCCGCGTGGCGAAATCGGACCGGACGGCCTTCTTCGTCGACCGCGACTGCCTGCCCCAGACCATCGCCGTGCTGAGGACCCGCGCGGCGCCGCTCGGCTGGGAGATCGTCGTGGGCGATCCGTTTTCGGATCTGGACCCGTCCGCCGTCTTCGGGGCCTTGTTCCAGTATCCCGGTGTGAACGGCGCGGTTCACGATTTCTCCGAGGTCATCGCCGGGCTGCACGAGGCCGGCGCGCTCGCCGTGGTCGCCGCCGACCCGTTGGCGCTGACGCTCCTCAAGGCACCGGGTGAGATGGGCGCCGACATCGCCGTCGGCTCGATGCAGCGCTACGGCGTACCCATGGGCTATGGCGGCCCGCACGCCGCCTATCTGGCGACCCGCGACGCCCACAAGCGGGCGCTGCCCGGCCGCATCGTCGGCGTGTCGGTGGATGCCCGCGGCAACCGCTCGTATCGCCTCGCGCTCCAGACCCGCGAGCAGCATATCCGGCGCGAGAAGGCGACCTCGAACATCTGCACCAGCCAAGTGCTGCTCGCGGTCATCGCCTCGATGTTCGCGGTCTATCACGGGCCGGCCGGACTCAAGGCCATCGCCCTGAGGGTCCACCGCGACGCGGTGCGTCTCGCCGCCGGGCTGGAGCGCCTCGGCTTCACCGTCGAGCCGAAGCACTTCTTCGACACCATCACCGTGCGGGTCGGCGCGTTCCAGGGCGTGATCCTGAAGAGCGCGGTCGAGAACGGGGTGAACCTGCGCAAGGTGGGCCACGACCGTGTCGGCATCAGCGTCGATCAGCGCACCCGGCCCGACATCCTGCAGGCGGTCTGGCGCGCCTTCGGCGGCACCGATCTCGCCTATGACGAGACCTACCCGGAGCCGCGCCTGCCCGCGGATCTGGAGCGGACCTCAGAGTACCTGACCCACCCGATCTTCCACATGAACCGGGCCGAGAGCGAGATGACGCGCTACATGCGCCGCCTCGCGGATCGGGATCTGGCGCTCGACCGGGCGATGATCCCGCTCGGCTCCTGCACGATGAAGCTCAACGCCACCGCCGAGATGCTGCCGATCTCCTGGCCGGAATTTTCGGAATTGCACCCCTTCGTCCCCGAGGAACAGGCGTTGGGCTACCGGGAGCTGATCGACGATCTCAGCCAAAAGCTCTGCGCGATCACCGGCTACGACGCGATCTCGATGCAGCCGAATTCGGGTGCGCAGGGCGAGTATGCGGGGCTGCTCGCCATCCGAGGCTATCACCTGTCGCGGGGGGAGGGGCATCGCACGGTCTGCCTGATCCCGTCCTCCGCCCACGGCACCAATCCGGCCTCGGCGCAGATGTGCGGCATGAGTGTTGTCGTGGTCGGCGCCGACGCACACGGCAACATCGACGTCGATGACTTCGCGAAGAAGGCCGAGCAGCACGCGGACAAGCTGGCCGCCTGCATGATCACCTATCCCTCGACGCACGGCGTGTTCGAGGCGCGGGTGCGCGAACTCTGCGACATCGTCCACCGGCATGGCGGCCAGGTCTATCTCGACGGGGCCAACCTCAACGCCATGGTCGGGCTGGCCCGGCCCGGCGATATCGGGGCCGATGTCAGCCACCTCAACCTGCACAAGACCTTCTGCATCCCGCATGGCGGCGGCGGTCCGGGCATGGGACCGATCGGCGTCAAGAGCCACCTGATCCCGTTCCTGCCCTCCGATCCGCGCACCGGCGAGGAGGGCGCGGTCTCGGCTGCCGCCTTCGGCTCGGCCTCGATCCTTCCGATTTCCTGGAGCTACTGCCTGATGATGGGCGGGCGCGGCCTGACCCAGGCGACGCGGGTGGCGATCCTCAACGCCAACTACATCGCGGCACGGCTCTCGGGCGCCTACCCGATCCTCTATGCCGGGCGGAATGGGCGCGTGGCGCACGAGTGCATCGTCGATGTCCGCCCCTTCCAGAAGAGCGCCGGGGTCACTGTCGAGGACATCGCCAAGCGCCTGATCGATTGCGGCTTCCACCCGCCGACGATGAGCTGGCCGGTGGCGGGCACGCTGATGATCGAGCCCACCGAATCCGAGACCAAGGCCGAGATCGACCGCTTCTGCGACGCCATGCTGGCGATCCGGGAGGAGGTCCGGGCGATCGAGGAGGGGCGGATGGATCGGACGAACAACCCGCTCAAGAACGCGCCGCACACGGTGCAGGACCTGATCGGCGCCTGGGAGCGGCCCTATTCCCGCGAGGCGGCCTGCTTCCCGTCGGGATCCTTGCGTATGGACAAGTACTGGCCGCCGGTGAACCGCGTCGACAACGCCTACGGCGACCGCAACCTCGTCTGCTCCTGCCCGCCGCCGGAGGCCTACGGCGAGGCGGCGGAGTAG
- the gcvH gene encoding glycine cleavage system protein GcvH produces the protein MLRFTDEHEWLRLDGDVATVGITAHAAEQLGDLVFVELPKVGARLTKGEAAAVVESVKAASDVYAPLSGEVTEVNEAALSDPASVGADPQGAGWLYRLKLDDASAMDALMDEAAYAAFAK, from the coding sequence ATGCTGCGTTTCACCGACGAGCACGAATGGCTGCGCCTCGACGGCGACGTCGCCACGGTCGGCATCACGGCGCATGCCGCCGAACAGCTCGGCGACCTCGTCTTCGTCGAGCTGCCGAAGGTCGGCGCCCGGCTCACCAAGGGCGAGGCGGCGGCGGTGGTCGAGTCCGTCAAGGCGGCCTCCGACGTCTACGCGCCGCTCTCCGGCGAGGTGACCGAGGTCAATGAGGCGGCTTTGTCCGATCCGGCCTCGGTCGGGGCCGACCCGCAGGGCGCGGGCTGGCTCTACCGGCTCAAGCTCGACGACGCCTCCGCCATGGACGCGCTGATGGACGAGGCGGCCTACGCCGCGTTCGCGAAGTAG
- the gcvT gene encoding glycine cleavage system aminomethyltransferase GcvT, translating to MSPQASGAVSPAAPSPADLLAQTPLHALHLRLGAKMVPFAGYAMPLQYPAGLLKEHLHTRAAAGFFDVSHMGQIAVTPRSGDVADAAHALEALIPIDILGLGIGRQRYGFLTDEAGGILDDLMVARLPDRLHVVVNAANKAADLARIRANCPESIDVALVPDALIALQGPKAAEVLARLAPETAAMRFMDVRAVDILGTPCLVSRSGYTGEDGFEIAVPAERAEAVAEALLAAPEVMPVGLGARDSLRLEAGLPLHGADIDAGTSPVEASLAWAISLVRRRGGVREGGFPGADRILAEMEAGPAHRRVGLRPEGRAPVRAEAPLFAAEAGGEPIGRVTSGGFGPTLGAPVAMGTLPAALAAPGTRIFAEVRGQRLPLVVSPLPFVPAGFKRG from the coding sequence ATGAGTCCGCAAGCTTCCGGGGCCGTGAGCCCTGCCGCCCCCAGCCCTGCTGATCTGCTGGCCCAGACGCCGCTGCACGCGCTCCACCTGCGCCTCGGCGCCAAGATGGTGCCGTTCGCGGGCTACGCGATGCCGCTGCAATACCCGGCAGGGCTCTTGAAGGAGCACCTGCACACGCGGGCGGCGGCCGGCTTCTTCGACGTGTCGCATATGGGCCAGATCGCCGTGACGCCCCGCTCCGGTGATGTCGCCGATGCGGCCCATGCTCTCGAAGCGCTGATCCCAATCGACATCCTCGGCCTCGGAATCGGGCGCCAGCGCTACGGCTTTCTCACGGACGAGGCCGGCGGCATCCTCGACGACTTGATGGTGGCGCGCCTGCCCGACCGGCTCCACGTGGTCGTCAACGCCGCCAACAAGGCCGCCGACCTCGCGCGCATCCGGGCGAATTGCCCCGAGAGCATCGACGTGGCGCTCGTGCCGGACGCGCTGATCGCGCTGCAGGGGCCGAAGGCCGCCGAGGTGCTCGCCCGCCTCGCCCCGGAAACCGCGGCGATGCGCTTCATGGATGTGCGCGCGGTCGATATCCTCGGTACGCCCTGCCTCGTCAGCCGCTCCGGTTATACCGGCGAGGACGGGTTCGAGATCGCCGTGCCGGCCGAGCGCGCCGAGGCGGTGGCCGAGGCGTTGCTCGCCGCGCCCGAGGTGATGCCCGTAGGCCTCGGCGCCCGCGATTCCCTGCGCCTCGAAGCCGGCCTTCCCCTGCACGGCGCCGACATCGACGCCGGCACCAGCCCGGTCGAGGCGAGCCTCGCCTGGGCAATCTCACTCGTCCGCCGCCGGGGCGGCGTCCGCGAGGGCGGATTTCCCGGCGCGGACCGCATCCTTGCCGAGATGGAGGCGGGCCCGGCCCACCGCCGCGTCGGCCTGCGCCCCGAGGGCCGCGCGCCGGTGCGGGCGGAAGCCCCGCTCTTTGCCGCGGAGGCCGGCGGCGAGCCGATCGGCCGCGTCACCTCCGGCGGCTTCGGCCCGACCCTCGGCGCGCCCGTCGCCATGGGCACCCTGCCGGCGGCGCTTGCCGCCCCCGGCACCCGCATCTTCGCGGAAGTGCGCGGACAGCGTCTGCCCCTCGTCGTCTCCCCGCTCCCCTTCGTCCCGGCCGGCTTCAAGCGCGGCTGA
- a CDS encoding aminotransferase class I/II-fold pyridoxal phosphate-dependent enzyme: MSPNHSHSLDAFAAEKLAGLEAAALRRRLVVTARGAEAAAERSGRRLVSFSCNDYLGLAHDPRVIAAASDALARYGAGAGASRLVTGNAPPLAALEARLARHKGKEAALVFGSGYLANLGIAPALVGAGDLILIDDLGHSCLFAGAKMSGAQVVRFAHNDGAQLRALLAEHRGAARRALILTERVFSMDGDRAPLAEILALAGEYDAWTLVDDAHGLGVVEPGSRAPLEMGTLSKTLGSYGGYLCASRPVIDLLTSRARSFVYTTGLPPASAAAALAALEIVEAEPERAARPLALARRFTARLGLPEAESPIVPVLVGEAEAALALSAALEARGFLVVAIRPPTVAAGTARLRVAFSAAHDEGQVDALAEAVASLAPDRVRAG; the protein is encoded by the coding sequence ATGTCGCCGAACCACTCGCACAGCCTCGACGCCTTCGCCGCGGAAAAGCTCGCCGGCCTGGAGGCCGCCGCCCTGCGCCGCCGGCTGGTCGTGACCGCCCGCGGCGCCGAGGCGGCGGCCGAGCGGAGCGGCCGCCGCCTCGTCTCGTTCTCCTGCAACGACTATCTCGGCCTTGCCCACGATCCGCGGGTGATCGCGGCCGCCTCCGATGCCCTCGCGCGTTACGGCGCGGGCGCGGGCGCCTCCCGGCTGGTGACCGGCAACGCCCCTCCCCTGGCGGCGCTGGAGGCGCGGCTCGCCCGGCACAAGGGCAAGGAGGCGGCCCTGGTCTTCGGCTCCGGCTACCTCGCCAATCTCGGCATCGCCCCGGCCCTGGTCGGCGCGGGAGACCTGATCCTGATCGACGACCTCGGCCATTCCTGCCTGTTCGCGGGAGCGAAGATGTCGGGCGCACAGGTCGTACGCTTCGCCCACAACGACGGCGCGCAGCTGCGCGCCCTGCTCGCCGAGCATCGCGGCGCGGCGCGGCGGGCGCTGATCCTCACCGAGCGGGTGTTCAGCATGGACGGCGACCGGGCGCCGCTCGCCGAGATCCTGGCGCTCGCCGGCGAGTACGATGCCTGGACGCTGGTGGACGACGCCCACGGTCTGGGCGTGGTCGAGCCCGGCTCGCGGGCGCCACTCGAGATGGGGACGCTGTCGAAGACGCTCGGCTCCTACGGCGGCTATCTCTGCGCCTCGCGGCCGGTGATCGACCTGCTGACGAGCCGGGCCCGCAGCTTCGTCTACACCACCGGCCTGCCGCCGGCCTCCGCCGCCGCCGCGCTCGCCGCCCTGGAGATCGTCGAGGCCGAGCCGGAGCGCGCCGCCCGCCCCCTGGCCCTCGCCCGCCGCTTCACCGCGCGGCTCGGGTTGCCGGAGGCGGAGAGCCCGATCGTGCCCGTCCTCGTCGGCGAAGCCGAGGCGGCACTCGCCCTCTCGGCGGCTCTGGAGGCGCGCGGTTTCCTGGTCGTCGCGATCCGGCCGCCGACGGTAGCGGCGGGCACGGCACGCCTGCGGGTCGCCTTCTCGGCCGCCCATGACGAGGGGCAGGTCGATGCCCTCGCCGAGGCCGTGGCCTCACTGGCCCCCGATCGCGTCCGCGCCGGCTGA